TATCCTTACCAACAATTAAGAATTTTCCCACAGTTATTAGGTTAAGCTAATACAATAATTATCGTTAATTCGTTTGACTATGATTAAGTTATAGTAAATAACCTTTTACTTATACTGATAACTCATTAATTATTAGCAAAACTAATAATATTGTTGTTGAACAAATCTATTTATTAGCAATGACTATGTGACTTTTGTAACCTATTTTTAAAGTAAAATTATTAGATATTTAATTTATGCGATAGATAGTTAGATTAAATATCTAGAATTGCCAATAAATGTGCTGTCTATTTAAGTAAAAATTGTTACGTTAGATTTTGTTGTCATAGTAATATTAAGTAAATTTACCTTGGGATACAAACAGAAATTTTTCTTCTTGTATGTAGGAATGATAGACTCTTTGCGTAACCATTAGCGTTATATTACCCTGGCTTAATCCGAAACTAACGCTGTCTGATTGCAAAACTTTAGATAACACAGATTATATAAGTAGTCAGTAAAAGATTCAGCATCAGCAGCTAGGAAATCTTGAAGACTGCATTGCTTGTTTAAAAAGTGAGAGAAGAAAAAATTTTTGTCCCAAACTTGTTTATCAGAGGCGAAATTGGGGAATGCTTAACAATAGCAATTGATAACCCAGAAACAGCGGTTATATCAATTACAGTATCGAGCAATTATCAAGGTAGCAGTGGCAATGGTAGAGCCTGAAAATAAATTATTTACCCTAGAGGATGGTTGGAATTCTCAGGAAACAATAGAACAACAACGCCTGCAAGCTTTGTCTGAATTAGGTTTGCGGCAACCAGAAACGATTCCGGTTTTTGAGGAAGCCACTCAAACAGCTGCCCACTTCTTGGAAGCACCAATTTCCATTTTGGGATTTGTGGATCAAGAACGTCATTGGTTCAAATCAGCAGTGGGCTTATCTAGGCTAGGGCTAATGAATCATTTGGCGCAAAGCCGCCAACTTTTACGCCGGGAATCTTTTTGCACCCAGGTAGTCGAGAGTTTTCAATTATTAGTAATTAATGATACACAAAAACTTACAGACCCAATACTTGTTGGCAGCAAGCTAGTGAAAGATTATGGCATCCGTGCTTACTTAGGAGCGCCATTAATTGATGCTTCAGGACATTGTTTGGGAGCATTGGCAGTCATGGATCTAGTGCCGCGCAATTTTACAACTAGAGACATTGAGTTTTTACAAATTATAGCTCGATGGAGCATGAGTGAATTCGAGCGCAATCGGCTGCTGCAAGGAAAACTAGATATCAGTACTCCTAAGAGCGCCCCTATATTGTCATTCAATGAAGACCGTAGCACTGAGATCAAAATCACTCCACCCACTTTAGAAAAAGACTCTGTTTCTAGCAAGCAACTGAAATTAGAACTTTTAGAGCAGCTAACTCAGGAGTTGCGTACACCTCTAACATCTGTGCTGGGGATGGCTAGTGTATTAGGACGTGAGATTTATGGGCCTCTGACGACTAAGCAGAGAGAATATGTGGAGATTATCCAACACAGTGGTCGGTACTTACTTTCATTAGTAAACGAAATTACCGAGCTGGGAGCTATAGATGAAAACTCAACTGTCTTGAATCTAGCTCCTGTTGATATTGAAATGCTTTGTCAACAAGCGATTAATACTCTAGAAGAAGCAGCTAATCGCCGCGAGCAAGATATTCGCCTGTCTATAGAACCAGGACGTAATCGTATCTGGCCTTTAGATAAGGACAAGGTGCGCCAAATCTTATATCACCTAATCTTTAGCGTGATTCAACTTTCTGCAACAGGT
This region of Nostoc sp. UHCC 0302 genomic DNA includes:
- a CDS encoding GAF domain-containing sensor histidine kinase, whose protein sequence is MVEPENKLFTLEDGWNSQETIEQQRLQALSELGLRQPETIPVFEEATQTAAHFLEAPISILGFVDQERHWFKSAVGLSRLGLMNHLAQSRQLLRRESFCTQVVESFQLLVINDTQKLTDPILVGSKLVKDYGIRAYLGAPLIDASGHCLGALAVMDLVPRNFTTRDIEFLQIIARWSMSEFERNRLLQGKLDISTPKSAPILSFNEDRSTEIKITPPTLEKDSVSSKQLKLELLEQLTQELRTPLTSVLGMASVLGREIYGPLTTKQREYVEIIQHSGRYLLSLVNEITELGAIDENSTVLNLAPVDIEMLCQQAINTLEEAANRREQDIRLSIEPGRNRIWPLDKDKVRQILYHLIFSVIQLSATGSVVRIHVSYKEDSLNISIWVSHPWLGDGITEVDPYFRLNPLSRLELASEKATYNTYVESQEQPATIPLSVEKPNELSDFHSNLIAVTSRIDLGKTNGSLSRESLGLLLSSQLAELHGGQISIQGSSESGYRYLLSLPLQLATPSEGVNDI